A genomic region of Pelodiscus sinensis isolate JC-2024 chromosome 19, ASM4963464v1, whole genome shotgun sequence contains the following coding sequences:
- the ZBTB7A gene encoding zinc finger and BTB domain-containing protein 7A isoform X2 → MAGGVDGPIGIPFPDHSSDILSSLNEQRNNGLLCDVVILVEGQEFPTHRSVLAACSQYFKKLFTSGLVVDQQNVYEIDFVSAEALAALLEFAYTATLTVSTSNVNEILNAAKLLEIQAVTEVCTDLLDRKILAKNDQMDLVDQIDQRNHLRAKEYLEFFQSNPINGHQGNFPWTNQDLRDLQRLNFPGQEDEEEPDCNGMDFYSQAPTSERPKANDGDPDSNHAMWLDREEEEPAGALFPPSQNGHYSGHSLAVQGEEEATPGGHLDQQEASNSPSFVPGGAEAEEAESREVDGLAASALLQQMISSVGRQQLGEEDQKDDDGVMDYYLKYFSSSHEGDVYPSWSQKVEKKIRAKAFQKCPICDKVIQGAGKLPRHIRTHTGEKPYECNICKVRFTRQDKLKVHMRKHTGEKPYLCQQCGAAFAHNYDLKNHMRVHTGLRPYQCDSCFKTFVRSDHLHRHLKKDGCNGIPSRRGRKPRVREASGVPAPAGNPEDGSLEAGGERQESQEDTRRKNGEEEEEDEEHFEDSSNNEASGRLNVAGGSSEGNTQGLS, encoded by the exons ATGGCCGGCGGCGTGGACGGCCCCATCGGGATCCCGTTCCCCGACCATAGCAGCGACATCCTGAGCAGCCTGAACGAGCAGCGGAACAACGGGCTGCTGTGCGACGTGGTGATCTTGGTGGAAGGGCAGGAGTTCCCCACCCACCGCTCTGTCCTGGCGGCCTGCAGCCAGTACTTCAAGAAGCTCTTCACCTCAGGGTTAGTGGTGGACCAGCAAAATGTATACGAGATAGACTTTGTGAGCGCGGAGGCCCTGGCGGCGCTGCTGGAGTTCGCTTACACCGCGACCCTTACCGTAAGCACTTCGAACGTCAACGAGATCCTCAACGCCGCCAAGCTGCTGGAGATCCAGGCGGTGACGGAGGTGTGCACGGATCTCCTGGACAGGAAGATTCTGGCCAAAAATGACCAGATGGATTTAGTAGATCAAATTGATCAAAGGAACCATCTCAGAGCAAAAGAGTACCTGGAGTTCTTCCAGAGCAACCCTATCAACGGCCACCAAGGCAACTTTCCGTGGACCAACCAAGACTTGAGAGACCTTCAGCGACTGAACTTCCCAGGCCAAGAGGATGAGGAGGAGCCGGACTGCAATGGCATGGACTTCTACTCGCAAGCCCCCACAAGCGAAAGACCAAAGGCGAACGACGGGGACCCCGACAGCAACCATGCCATGTGGCTGGACCGAGAGGAAGAGGAGCCCGCGGGAGCCTTATTCCCACCTTCCCAGAATGGACATTACAGCGGACACAGCCTGGCAGTGCAAGGCGAAGAGGAGGCAACGCCGGGGGGTCACCTGgaccagcaggaagccagcaacTCTCCCAGCTTCGTTCCTGGGGGAGCGGAGGCCGAGGAGGCGGAGTCCCGAGAAGTGGACGGCCTGGCCGCCAGCGCCCTGCTGCAGCAGATGATCAGCTCGGTGGGAAGGCAGCAGCTGGGCGAGGAGGACCAGAAGGACGACGACGGGGTGATGGATTATTACTTGAAATACTTCAGCAGCTCTCACGAGGGCGACGTGTATCCGTCCTGGTCCCAGAAGGTGGAGAAGAAGATCAGGGCAAAAGCATTCCAGAAGTGCCCCATCTGTGACAAGGTGATCCAAGGGGCCGGCAAGCTGCCCCGTCACATCCGCACCCACACGGGCGAGAAACCCTACGAGTGCAACATCTGCAAAGTCCGATTCACCAG GCAGGACAAGCTGAAAGTCCACATGCGGAAGCACACAGGTGAAAAGCCTTACCTGTGCCAGCAATGCGGGGCTGCTTTTGCTCACAACTACGACTTGAAGAACCACATGCGCGTGCACACTGGCTTGCGGCCTTACCAGTGCGACAGCTGTTTCAAGACTTTCGTCCGATCCGACCACTTGCACAGGCACCTTAAAAAAGATGGTTGCAACGGCATCCCATCCAGAAGGGGGCGCAAGCCCCGGGTCAGGGAGGCGAGTGGCGTGCCCGCCCCTGCAGGGAACCCCGAAGACGGAAGCTTGGAAGCCGGTGGCGAGAGACAAGAATCACAGGAGGACACCAGGCGGAAAAatggcgaggaggaggaggaagacgaggAGCACTTTGAAGATAGTTCTAACAATGAAGCGTCAGGAAGATTGAATGTAGCGGGGGGGTCGTCAGAGGGTAACACACAAGGACTCtcctaa
- the ZBTB7A gene encoding zinc finger and BTB domain-containing protein 7A isoform X1 produces the protein MVLFLVSPQPLVLKMAGGVDGPIGIPFPDHSSDILSSLNEQRNNGLLCDVVILVEGQEFPTHRSVLAACSQYFKKLFTSGLVVDQQNVYEIDFVSAEALAALLEFAYTATLTVSTSNVNEILNAAKLLEIQAVTEVCTDLLDRKILAKNDQMDLVDQIDQRNHLRAKEYLEFFQSNPINGHQGNFPWTNQDLRDLQRLNFPGQEDEEEPDCNGMDFYSQAPTSERPKANDGDPDSNHAMWLDREEEEPAGALFPPSQNGHYSGHSLAVQGEEEATPGGHLDQQEASNSPSFVPGGAEAEEAESREVDGLAASALLQQMISSVGRQQLGEEDQKDDDGVMDYYLKYFSSSHEGDVYPSWSQKVEKKIRAKAFQKCPICDKVIQGAGKLPRHIRTHTGEKPYECNICKVRFTRQDKLKVHMRKHTGEKPYLCQQCGAAFAHNYDLKNHMRVHTGLRPYQCDSCFKTFVRSDHLHRHLKKDGCNGIPSRRGRKPRVREASGVPAPAGNPEDGSLEAGGERQESQEDTRRKNGEEEEEDEEHFEDSSNNEASGRLNVAGGSSEGNTQGLS, from the exons ATGGTGCTTTTTCTCGTCTCTCCCCAGCCCTTGGTGTTGAAAATGGCCGGCGGCGTGGACGGCCCCATCGGGATCCCGTTCCCCGACCATAGCAGCGACATCCTGAGCAGCCTGAACGAGCAGCGGAACAACGGGCTGCTGTGCGACGTGGTGATCTTGGTGGAAGGGCAGGAGTTCCCCACCCACCGCTCTGTCCTGGCGGCCTGCAGCCAGTACTTCAAGAAGCTCTTCACCTCAGGGTTAGTGGTGGACCAGCAAAATGTATACGAGATAGACTTTGTGAGCGCGGAGGCCCTGGCGGCGCTGCTGGAGTTCGCTTACACCGCGACCCTTACCGTAAGCACTTCGAACGTCAACGAGATCCTCAACGCCGCCAAGCTGCTGGAGATCCAGGCGGTGACGGAGGTGTGCACGGATCTCCTGGACAGGAAGATTCTGGCCAAAAATGACCAGATGGATTTAGTAGATCAAATTGATCAAAGGAACCATCTCAGAGCAAAAGAGTACCTGGAGTTCTTCCAGAGCAACCCTATCAACGGCCACCAAGGCAACTTTCCGTGGACCAACCAAGACTTGAGAGACCTTCAGCGACTGAACTTCCCAGGCCAAGAGGATGAGGAGGAGCCGGACTGCAATGGCATGGACTTCTACTCGCAAGCCCCCACAAGCGAAAGACCAAAGGCGAACGACGGGGACCCCGACAGCAACCATGCCATGTGGCTGGACCGAGAGGAAGAGGAGCCCGCGGGAGCCTTATTCCCACCTTCCCAGAATGGACATTACAGCGGACACAGCCTGGCAGTGCAAGGCGAAGAGGAGGCAACGCCGGGGGGTCACCTGgaccagcaggaagccagcaacTCTCCCAGCTTCGTTCCTGGGGGAGCGGAGGCCGAGGAGGCGGAGTCCCGAGAAGTGGACGGCCTGGCCGCCAGCGCCCTGCTGCAGCAGATGATCAGCTCGGTGGGAAGGCAGCAGCTGGGCGAGGAGGACCAGAAGGACGACGACGGGGTGATGGATTATTACTTGAAATACTTCAGCAGCTCTCACGAGGGCGACGTGTATCCGTCCTGGTCCCAGAAGGTGGAGAAGAAGATCAGGGCAAAAGCATTCCAGAAGTGCCCCATCTGTGACAAGGTGATCCAAGGGGCCGGCAAGCTGCCCCGTCACATCCGCACCCACACGGGCGAGAAACCCTACGAGTGCAACATCTGCAAAGTCCGATTCACCAG GCAGGACAAGCTGAAAGTCCACATGCGGAAGCACACAGGTGAAAAGCCTTACCTGTGCCAGCAATGCGGGGCTGCTTTTGCTCACAACTACGACTTGAAGAACCACATGCGCGTGCACACTGGCTTGCGGCCTTACCAGTGCGACAGCTGTTTCAAGACTTTCGTCCGATCCGACCACTTGCACAGGCACCTTAAAAAAGATGGTTGCAACGGCATCCCATCCAGAAGGGGGCGCAAGCCCCGGGTCAGGGAGGCGAGTGGCGTGCCCGCCCCTGCAGGGAACCCCGAAGACGGAAGCTTGGAAGCCGGTGGCGAGAGACAAGAATCACAGGAGGACACCAGGCGGAAAAatggcgaggaggaggaggaagacgaggAGCACTTTGAAGATAGTTCTAACAATGAAGCGTCAGGAAGATTGAATGTAGCGGGGGGGTCGTCAGAGGGTAACACACAAGGACTCtcctaa